The proteins below are encoded in one region of Pectinophora gossypiella chromosome 26, ilPecGoss1.1, whole genome shotgun sequence:
- the LOC126378507 gene encoding uncharacterized protein LOC126378507, which translates to MNFTTKEEEKLIQVVGKHPVLYDRSLPEYRNIVTKENLWNDIAKELNKSCEDTKRKWKIIRDSYLRFKKNKRRTGSAGKNSKDERHHQLWFLDKDRPGSDQDPIAYDNDDTSQDFNEETPAETPSENIDQLVKVEIDERVDEVEPQKKLKCRTKMPPKTKRLAKFWKRRDKRVQSSVASKSNRDDDVELFSRHIAQVLRSLPPIYKAEAKKQLSITLSNYEIMAARNGSKDSSTE; encoded by the exons ATGAACTTCACaacgaaagaagaagagaaattgatacAAGTCGTAGGCAAACATCCAGTTCTTTACGACAGAAGTTTACCGGAATACAGGAACATTGTTACCAAGGAAAACCTGTGGAATGATATCGCTAAGGAGTTGAATAAGAGCT GTGAGGATACGAAAAGGAAATGGAAGATCATAAGAGACAGTTACCTCAGGTTCAAGAAGAACAAACGCCGCACCGGCTCCGCTGGCAAGAACTCTAAGGACGAGAGACACCATCAGCTGTGGTTCCTCGACAAGGACAGGCCAGGGTCAGACCAGGACCCTATAGCTTACGACAACGACGACACCAGCCAAGACTTCAACGAAGAAACACCAGCAGAAACCCCATCAGAAAATATAGACCAGCTGGTTAAGGTCGAAATCGATGAACGCGTCGACGAAGTAGAACCACAGAAAAAACTGAAATGTCGGACAAAGATGCCGCCTAAAACAAAGAGACTCGCGAAATTCTGGAAGAGAAGAGATAAGAGAGTACAAAGTTCTGTAGCTTCGAAGTCGAACAGAGATGATGATGTGGAACTGTTCTCTCGCCATATCGCTCAGGTGTTGAGGAGCCTGCCGCCGATTTATAAAGCCGAGGCCAAGAAACAATTGAGCATCACGCTGTCTAACTACGAGATCATGGCCGCGAGGAACGGCTCCAAAGACAGTTCGACGGAATAG